From a single Lewinella sp. LCG006 genomic region:
- a CDS encoding GNAT family N-acetyltransferase, with translation MINIQTFTQKEIVAYLDDLAQLRISVFREYPYLYDGSLVYEKEYLQTFVKAEDGIVVAAFDGDQVVGISTGLPLAQEPDEVIGPWKAHDVDRIFYFSESVLAKAYRGQGIGVQFFQEREAWARKLGFTQAVFCGVVRPDDHPLKPADYLPLDRFWQKRGYAKKEGYFAKMSWLDRGEAEETTKVLQYWWKAL, from the coding sequence ATGATAAACATCCAAACATTTACCCAAAAAGAAATTGTCGCCTATCTCGATGATTTGGCGCAACTGCGGATTTCCGTATTTCGGGAATATCCCTATTTGTACGACGGCTCTCTGGTGTACGAAAAAGAATACCTGCAAACTTTTGTGAAGGCGGAGGACGGGATTGTGGTCGCTGCATTCGATGGTGACCAAGTGGTAGGAATATCTACAGGGCTGCCGCTGGCGCAGGAACCCGACGAGGTGATTGGGCCGTGGAAAGCGCATGATGTTGATCGTATCTTTTACTTCAGTGAATCGGTGCTTGCGAAAGCTTACCGGGGGCAGGGCATCGGTGTACAATTTTTTCAGGAGCGTGAGGCTTGGGCTCGAAAGTTGGGCTTTACGCAAGCAGTGTTTTGTGGCGTCGTCCGCCCGGACGATCATCCGCTGAAGCCTGCGGATTACCTGCCACTGGATCGGTTTTGGCAAAAGCGGGGATATGCTAAAAAAGAGGGTTACTTTGCTAAAATGAGCTGGCTGGACAGGGGAGAAGCGGAAGAAACAACCAAAGTCTTGCAGTATTGGTGGAAGGCCTTGTGA
- a CDS encoding DUF2167 domain-containing protein: protein MRYLLLFLFLGAAPGLWANTQTDSLTLSDAEQEVFYLALYQAYLDSIDQTIDYRTDTVLLGNNLAILKVPAGFKYVGPADAEMILTDIWGNPPSSAPSLGMLFPLDGGPNNLDSYGINITYSDEGHVADDDAKDIDYDELLESLIEDTAAESELRKEQGYGTVRMVGWGSPPFYDEATKKLHWAMELNFDETETNTLNYSIRVLGREGYLVLNAIGGMELLPEIKDNINGILAGVEFERGQRYADYRPGVDRLAAYGIGGLIAGKVLMKTGLLASIGIFLLKAWKLVALAFVGLFAGIRKFLGRGE from the coding sequence ATGCGTTACTTATTACTCTTCCTCTTTTTAGGGGCTGCTCCTGGTCTGTGGGCAAATACTCAAACCGATAGCCTGACCTTATCTGATGCGGAACAAGAAGTCTTTTACCTCGCGCTCTATCAAGCCTATCTCGACAGTATTGACCAAACCATTGATTACCGTACAGATACGGTTTTGCTTGGCAACAACCTTGCTATACTCAAAGTACCTGCTGGTTTCAAGTACGTTGGTCCCGCTGATGCGGAAATGATCCTCACAGATATTTGGGGCAACCCACCCTCTTCAGCACCCTCTCTCGGGATGCTTTTTCCGCTGGACGGTGGGCCAAACAACCTGGACAGCTACGGGATCAACATCACCTATTCCGACGAAGGCCACGTAGCGGATGACGATGCCAAAGACATCGATTACGATGAACTCCTCGAAAGCCTCATCGAGGACACTGCTGCCGAAAGTGAGTTGCGAAAAGAGCAAGGCTACGGCACTGTGCGCATGGTCGGCTGGGGCAGCCCGCCCTTTTACGATGAAGCGACCAAAAAACTACACTGGGCCATGGAGTTGAACTTCGATGAAACGGAAACCAATACACTCAACTACAGCATTAGGGTACTGGGCAGAGAGGGCTATCTCGTTCTCAATGCCATTGGTGGTATGGAACTTTTGCCGGAAATCAAAGACAACATCAACGGTATCCTGGCAGGGGTAGAATTTGAGCGTGGCCAACGCTATGCCGATTACCGCCCTGGCGTAGACCGGCTCGCAGCCTACGGTATCGGCGGACTCATTGCAGGTAAAGTGCTCATGAAAACGGGGCTACTCGCCTCTATCGGCATCTTCTTGCTCAAAGCATGGAAGCTGGTGGCTTTAGCCTTCGTTGGGCTGTTTGCCGGCATCCGGAAGTTTCTGGGGCGGGGGGAGTAG
- a CDS encoding VWA domain-containing protein — protein sequence MRSQQFRISAAEEVDVLNVLPAVGLRSGQDFRLVLRSVLCKDLSQLRKFDDLYTQYWKELERAVDSKIKEQPVEMAKPKPRPPSIQVLKDWLHGGRNSESTEMVTYAPGGKGHAQDFSVFAKEELQEVLRIVRQLAQRIAQRPSRRKEPSRQVNSLDLRKSLRHAMRYGGEILDLHYHQPKARKVKLVLLCDVSKSMELYTRFLIQVMYGFQRTGQQVETFIFSSELERVTRQLREQDFRKALRRLTAESSAWAGGTEIGSCLHQFTQEYGGRLLNQDTIVLILSDGLDTGNIEQLEESMRYLQRRAYRTMWLNPLAGRPGYEPTVRGMQTALPYVDHFLAAHDVESLRRIRL from the coding sequence TTGCGCTCACAACAATTTCGGATCAGTGCCGCCGAAGAGGTGGATGTATTGAACGTTTTGCCAGCGGTAGGTCTCCGTTCGGGACAGGATTTTCGACTGGTACTGCGCTCGGTGCTATGCAAAGACCTGAGCCAGTTGCGTAAGTTTGATGACCTCTATACCCAGTATTGGAAGGAGCTGGAACGCGCGGTCGACAGCAAAATCAAAGAGCAACCCGTGGAGATGGCCAAGCCCAAGCCACGTCCTCCTTCTATTCAAGTACTCAAAGATTGGTTACACGGTGGTCGCAATAGCGAAAGCACCGAGATGGTAACCTACGCCCCGGGTGGGAAAGGCCACGCTCAGGATTTTAGTGTTTTTGCAAAAGAAGAATTACAAGAAGTCTTAAGGATCGTGCGGCAATTGGCCCAACGAATTGCCCAGCGCCCTAGCCGTAGAAAGGAGCCGAGCCGACAAGTAAACAGCCTGGATTTACGTAAAAGCCTGCGGCACGCGATGCGCTACGGCGGGGAAATTTTGGATTTGCATTACCACCAACCCAAAGCCCGCAAAGTGAAGTTGGTGCTGCTGTGTGATGTAAGCAAATCTATGGAGCTGTATACCCGCTTTCTTATCCAGGTGATGTACGGTTTTCAACGCACTGGCCAACAAGTAGAGACCTTTATTTTTAGCAGCGAACTCGAACGAGTCACCCGCCAGTTGCGCGAGCAGGATTTCCGAAAAGCCCTCCGCCGCCTCACCGCCGAGAGCAGTGCCTGGGCTGGAGGTACGGAGATCGGCAGCTGCCTCCACCAATTTACCCAAGAATACGGCGGCCGCTTGCTCAACCAGGACACCATCGTCTTGATCCTCAGCGATGGTTTGGATACCGGCAATATCGAACAGCTGGAAGAAAGTATGCGCTATCTCCAACGACGCGCTTACCGCACCATGTGGCTCAATCCACTAGCTGGCCGCCCCGGCTACGAACCTACGGTAAGAGGTATGCAAACTGCGCTGCCCTACGTGGATCACTTTCTGGCTGCTCACGATGTGGAGAGTTTGCGGAGGATCAGGTTGTAG
- the paaZ gene encoding phenylacetic acid degradation bifunctional protein PaaZ codes for MQLQHYIEGKWVSPSQEEFTQFDASTGEVIGSCSTAGLDFGDILAYARKTGGPALRKMSFRERGLMLKQLALHLNDLRKKYYPLSYQTGATKGDSWVDIEGGIGTLFAYASMRRQLGDQRWYVDGEAARLSTEGTFIGTHVMVPRQGVAVHINAFNFPIWGMLEKVAVNLLAGMPAVVKPSEVTSFLTEAMVRDIIASGILPEGSLQLVQGSGVGILDTMGSQDVVTFTGSAATGRKLKGLPQITNEAVPFNMEADSLNAAILGKDAAPGTEEFNLFIKEVRREMTTKAGQKCTAIRRIIVPEAYIEDVQIALGKQLAGTTVGDPRNEGVRMGALVSKKQQQVVKERVQQLLQSSDLVYGQLDDFEVLGDRDKGAYCTPILLRNDHPFEHTATHDIEAFGPVSTLLPYRELDDAIALANLGKGSLVSTICTYDAHTAQEYLLGAGAQHGRILILNRESAPESTGHGSPMPLMNHGGPGRAGGGQELGGIRSVKHYLQTVALQGHPTMLTQVTQQYQPGAARKESDIHPFRKYFQEIEIGDTITTAKHTVTDGDIGNFANLTGDRFYAHVDATSLEGTPFEQRVAHGYWVLSKAAGLFVEPRKGPVLLNYGLESCRFTKPVYPGMTIGVYLTAKEKIEQQQRDDEDYRKGIVKWLVEVYDETNETVAIATILTMVKLKEE; via the coding sequence ATGCAGTTACAGCACTATATCGAGGGAAAATGGGTAAGCCCTAGCCAGGAAGAATTCACGCAATTTGACGCCTCTACGGGCGAAGTGATCGGTAGTTGCTCTACTGCGGGCCTGGATTTTGGGGATATCCTGGCTTACGCCCGCAAGACCGGTGGCCCAGCCCTGCGCAAAATGAGCTTCCGTGAGCGGGGGCTGATGCTGAAGCAGCTAGCGCTGCACCTCAATGATTTACGTAAGAAATATTACCCCTTGAGTTACCAAACGGGTGCAACCAAAGGCGACAGTTGGGTAGACATCGAAGGCGGTATCGGCACCCTATTTGCTTACGCTAGCATGCGTCGGCAGTTGGGTGACCAACGCTGGTACGTAGATGGCGAAGCGGCTCGGCTCTCCACCGAAGGGACGTTTATTGGTACGCACGTCATGGTTCCCCGCCAGGGAGTAGCCGTGCATATCAATGCCTTCAATTTCCCCATCTGGGGAATGCTGGAAAAGGTAGCGGTGAATCTACTGGCGGGTATGCCCGCAGTGGTTAAGCCTTCCGAAGTGACCAGCTTTTTGACGGAGGCCATGGTGCGCGACATCATCGCCTCGGGCATCTTGCCGGAAGGGAGTCTGCAACTCGTCCAGGGTTCCGGAGTAGGTATATTGGATACGATGGGCAGCCAGGATGTGGTCACTTTTACGGGTTCCGCAGCTACAGGGCGTAAGCTCAAAGGGTTACCTCAGATTACCAACGAGGCCGTCCCCTTCAACATGGAGGCAGATAGTTTGAATGCAGCTATCTTGGGCAAAGACGCGGCTCCTGGCACCGAAGAATTCAACCTCTTCATCAAGGAAGTACGCCGGGAGATGACCACCAAAGCGGGGCAAAAATGTACCGCTATCCGCCGCATCATTGTCCCCGAAGCATACATCGAGGATGTACAGATTGCTCTGGGCAAACAACTCGCAGGTACCACCGTGGGCGACCCCCGCAATGAGGGCGTACGCATGGGGGCACTGGTGAGCAAAAAGCAGCAGCAGGTCGTCAAGGAGCGTGTCCAGCAACTCTTGCAGTCCAGTGACTTGGTCTACGGACAATTGGATGATTTTGAAGTACTGGGCGACCGCGACAAGGGTGCTTACTGTACACCAATCCTTTTGCGCAACGACCACCCTTTCGAGCACACCGCTACCCACGACATTGAGGCATTCGGTCCGGTGAGCACCCTCCTACCCTACCGCGAACTCGACGATGCAATTGCACTGGCCAACCTGGGTAAAGGCTCGCTGGTGAGCACCATCTGCACGTACGATGCCCACACCGCGCAGGAATACCTCTTGGGTGCTGGCGCGCAGCACGGCCGGATACTGATCCTCAACCGCGAGAGTGCGCCCGAGAGCACCGGCCATGGATCACCCATGCCGCTGATGAACCACGGTGGGCCGGGCCGGGCCGGAGGTGGTCAGGAACTAGGCGGTATTCGCTCCGTCAAGCACTATCTACAAACAGTCGCGCTTCAGGGGCACCCCACCATGCTCACCCAGGTTACCCAACAGTACCAACCTGGTGCAGCCCGTAAGGAGAGCGATATTCATCCGTTCCGCAAATACTTTCAGGAGATTGAGATAGGGGATACCATCACCACGGCGAAACATACCGTCACGGACGGTGATATCGGCAACTTCGCCAACCTCACCGGCGATCGTTTCTACGCCCATGTAGACGCTACATCACTGGAAGGCACGCCCTTCGAACAGCGTGTAGCCCACGGATATTGGGTACTCAGTAAAGCTGCCGGCCTCTTCGTAGAACCCCGCAAAGGTCCCGTTTTATTAAACTACGGCCTGGAATCTTGTCGCTTCACCAAGCCCGTCTACCCCGGCATGACCATCGGCGTTTACCTGACAGCCAAAGAGAAAATCGAGCAACAACAACGCGATGACGAAGATTACCGCAAAGGCATCGTAAAGTGGTTGGTAGAAGTCTACGATGAAACCAATGAAACCGTTGCAATTGCTACTATTTTGACGATGGTGAAGTTGAAGGAGGAATAG